The following are encoded together in the Astyanax mexicanus isolate ESR-SI-001 chromosome 8, AstMex3_surface, whole genome shotgun sequence genome:
- the LOC103025969 gene encoding uncharacterized protein LOC103025969 isoform X27 translates to MLISTMDKSAANRSSSEGFLNISQVADLALGSAGGHNTEIIKQIFYCLKEENTLQEFLETLCNKSKTIEPAVRDFMMNQTFGIISAQFSQFSRADWNDWFCIRLVPLLPSLTAEMLKTIVAKVDCGVYQIIVQGLNMAFENMPLSSQKDITLVLVNYLKQSQKLNGSGTPCKSDTNNSNAWLLINFGKFYIHANLVDLQLLNPDLIKNTTQVSYLNISSEALQNADMMKVVFDRLKEGNALKNVQEFLMVLSNVSKTIQINPVVRDFMMNQTFGIISAQFSQFSRADWNDWFCIRLVPLLPSLTAEMLKTIVAKVDCGVYQIIVQGLNMAFENMPLSSQKDITLVLVNYLKQSQKLNGSGTPCKSDTNNSNAWLLINFGKFYIHVNLDDLQLLNPDLIKNTTQVSYLNISSEALQNADMMKVVFDRLKEGNALKNVQEFLTVLSNVSKTIQINPVVRDFMMNQTFGIISAQFSQFSRADWNDWFCIRLVPLLPSLTAEMLKTIVAKVNCGIYQIIVQGLNMAFENMPLSSQKDITLVLVNYLKQSQKLNGSGTPCKSDTNNSNAWLLINFGKFYIHVNLDDLQLLNPDLIKNTTQVSYLNISSEALQNADMMKVVFDRLKEGNALKNVQEFLTALSNVSKTIQINPVVRDFMMNQTFGIISAQFSQFSRADWNDWFCIRLVPLLPSLTADMLKTIVAKVDCGVYQIIVQGLNMAFENMPLSSQKDITLVLVNYLKQSQKLNGSGTPCKSDTNNSNAWLLINFGKFYIHVNLVDLQLLNPDLIKNTTQVSYLNISSEALQNADMMKVVFHRLKEGNALKNVQDFLTALSNVSKTIQINPAVRDFMMNQTFGIISAQFSQFSRADWNDWFCIRLVPLLPSLTAEMLKTIVAKVDCGVYQIIVQGLNMAFENMPLSSQKDITLVLVNYLKQSQKLNGSGTPCKSDTNNSNAWLLINFGKFYIHANLVDLQLLNPDLIKNTTQVSYLNISSEALQNADMMKVVFDRLKEGNALKNVQDFLSALSDVSKTIQINPVVRDFMMNQTFGIISAQFSQFSRADWNDWFCIRLVPLLPSLTGEMLKTIVAKVDCGVYQIIVKGLNMAFENMPLSSQKNITLVLLNYLKNSWKLSGSDSRCGSDTITSTDWLLANFGKYCVHVSLEDLQSINPEFSKLPSLGLFKESQVYYLNISGSGSSQNTDMIKAVFDQIKEGNALTNLQQFLGAFANSSKTVQLQPALTDLMMNQTFGIISSYFSSFSRAEWDDWFCVKLVPLFPSLTSEMLKTILAKVDCSTYQIIVKGLDMAFDKMSLSKQKDITLVLMNYMKQSQKVSGSGLPCRSDTNTSTAWLLVNFGKFSIHASSDDLQSLSPDFSKVPSLGLYNVSQVYYLNMSSEALQNTDAIKVVFDRLKEGDALKNLQAFLAALANSSKTLQSQPLARDFIMNQTFGIISSRFSNFSRADWNDWFCSKLVPLLPSLTGNMLKSTLTKVDCGVYQIIVKGLNMTYENMSGSKQKEITLALVNYLKDMQKINSSGIPCSSTTNTYTDWVLANFGKYSTSVSQEDLQLLNKGFFKMT, encoded by the exons ATGTTAATCTCCACAATGGATAAAAGTGCAGCTAATAGATCTTCATCAGAGGGATTTTTGAATATATCTCAAGTAGCTGATCTAGCCTTGGGTTCTGCAGGAGGACACAACACAGAAATCATCAAGCAAATATTTTATTGTCTGAAGGAAGAAAATACTTTGCAAGAATTCTTGGAAACTCTGTGCAATAAATCAAAG ACTATAGAACCTGCGGTGAGGGACTTCATGATGAATCAGACATTTGGTATAATCAGTGCTCAGTTCTCCCAGTTCTCCAGAGCTGATTGGAATGACTGGTTTTGTATCAGACTGGTTCCTCTCCTCCCCAGTCTGACTGCAGAGATGCTAAAAACTATAGTAGCAAAGGTCGACTGTGGCGTTTACCAAATAAT AGTTCAAGGCTTGAACATGGCATTTGAGAACATGCCTTTGAGTTCTCAGAAGGACATCACGCTTGTTCTGGTGAATTACCTGAAGCAGTCTCAGAAACTCAATGGTTCAG GCACACCTTGCAAATCGGACACTAATAATTCCAATGCTTGGCTTTTGATCAACTTCGGCAAATTCTACATCCATGCTAATCTGGTTGATCTGCAGCTGCTCAATCCTGATTTGATTAAG AATACGACCCAAGTCTCTTATCTGAACATCAGTTCTGAAGCACTTCAGAATGCAGATATGATGAAAGTGGTTTTTGATCGTCTGAAGGAAGGCAATGCTTTGAAGAACGTTCAAGAGTTCCTGATGGTTCTTTCTAACGTCTCAAAG ACGATACAAATAAATCCTGTGGTGAGGGACTTCATGATGAATCAGACATTTGGTATAATCAGTGCTCAGTTCTCCCAGTTCTCCAGAGCTGATTGGAATGACTGGTTTTGTATCAGACTGGTTCCTCTCCTCCCCAGTCTGACTGCAGAGATGCTAAAAACCATAGTAGCAAAGGTCGACTGTGGCGTTTACCAAATAAT AGTTCAAGGCTTGAACATGGCATTTGAGAACATGCCTTTGAGTTCTCAGAAGGACATCACCCTTGTTCTGGTGAATTACCTGAAGCAGTCTCAGAAACTCAATGGTTCAG GCACACCTTGCAAATCGGACACTAATAATTCCAATGCTTGGCTTTTGATCAACTTCGGCAAATTCTACATCCATGTCAATCTGGATGATCTGCAGCTGCTCAATCCTGATTTGATTAAG AATACGACCCAAGTCTCTTATCTGAACATCAGTTCTGAAGCACTTCAGAACGCAGATATGATGAAAGTGGTTTTTGACCGTCTGAAGGAAGGCAATGCTTTGAAGAACGTTCAAGAGTTCCTGACGGTTCTTTCTAACGTCTCAAAG ACGATACAAATAAATCCTGTGGTGAGGGACTTCATGATGAATCAGACATTTGGTATAATCAGTGCTCAGTTCTCCCAGTTCTCCAGAGCTGATTGGAATGACTGGTTTTGTATCAGACTGGTTCCTCTCCTCCCCAGTCTGACTGCAGAGATGCTAAAAACCATAGTAGCAAAGGTCAACTGTGGCATTTACCAAATAAT AGTTCAAGGCTTGAACATGGCATTTGAGAACATGCCTTTGAGTTCTCAGAAGGACATCACGCTTGTTCTGGTGAATTACCTGAAGCAGTCTCAGAAACTCAATGGTTCAG GCACACCTTGCAAATCGGACACTAATAATTCCAATGCTTGGCTTTTGATCAACTTCGGCAAATTCTACATCCATGTCAATCTGGATGATCTGCAGCTGCTCAATCCTGATTTGATTAAG AATACGACCCAAGTCTCTTATCTGAACATCAGTTCTGAAGCACTTCAGAACGCAGATATGATGAAAGTGGTTTTTGACCGTCTGAAGGAAGGCAATGCTTTGAAGAACGTTCAAGAGTTCCTGACGGCTCTTTCTAACGTCTCAAAG ACGATACAAATAAATCCTGTGGTGAGGGACTTCATGATGAATCAGACATTTGGTATAATCAGTGCTCAGTTCTCCCAGTTCTCCAGAGCTGATTGGAATGACTGGTTTTGTATCAGACTGGTTCCTCTCCTCCCCAGTCTGACTGCAGATATGCTAAAAACCATAGTAGCAAAGGTCGACTGTGGCGTTTACCAAATAAT AGTTCAAGGCTTGAACATGGCATTTGAGAACATGCCTTTGAGTTCTCAGAAGGACATCACCCTTGTTCTGGTGAATTACCTGAAGCAGTCTCAGAAACTCAATGGTTCAG GCACACCTTGCAAATCGGACACTAATAATTCCAATGCTTGGCTTTTGATCAACTTCGGCAAATTCTACATCCATGTTAATCTGGTTGATCTACAGCTGCTCAATCCTGATTTGATTAAG AATACGACCCAAGTCTCTTATCTGAACATCAGTTCTGAAGCACTTCAGAACGCAGATATGATGAAAGTGGTTTTTCACCGTCTGAAGGAAGGCAATGCTTTGAAGAACGTTCAAGATTTCCTGACGGCTCTTTCTAACGTCTCAAAG ACGATACAAATAAATCCTGCGGTGAGGGACTTCATGATGAATCAGACATTTGGTATAATCAGTGCTCAGTTCTCCCAGTTCTCCAGAGCTGATTGGAATGACTGGTTTTGTATCAGACTGGTTCCTCTCCTCCCCAGTCTGACTGCAGAGATGCTAAAAACCATAGTAGCAAAGGTCGACTGTGGCGTTTACCAAATAAT AGTTCAAGGCTTGAACATGGCATTTGAGAACATGCCTTTGAGTTCTCAGAAGGACATCACCCTTGTTCTGGTGAATTACCTGAAGCAGTCTCAGAAACTCAATGGTTCAG GCACACCTTGCAAATCAGACACTAATAATTCCAATGCTTGGCTTTTGATCAACTTTGGCAAATTCTACATCCATGCTAATCTGGTTGATCTACAGCTGCTCAATCCTGATTTGATTAAG AATACGACCCAAGTCTCTTATCTGAACATCAGTTCTGAAGCACTTCAGAACGCAGATATGATGAAAGTGGTTTTTGATCGTCTGAAGGAAGGCAATGCTTTGAAGAATGTTCAAGATTTCCTGTCGGCTCTTTCTGACGTCTCAAAG ACGATACAAATAAATCCTGTGGTGAGGGACTTCATGATGAATCAGACATTTGGTATAATCAGTGCTCAGTTCTCCCAGTTCTCCAGAGCTGATTGGAATGACTGGTTTTGTATCAGACTGGTTCCTCTACTCCCCAGTCTGACTGGAGAGATGTTAAAAACCATAGTAGCGAAGGTCGACTGTGGAGTTTACCAAATAAT TGTTAAAGGCTTGAACATGGCATTTGAGAACATGCCTTTGAGTTCTCAGAAGAACATCACACTTGTTTTGTTGAATTACCTGAAGAATTCCTGGAAACTCAGTGGTTCAG ACTCACGTTGTGGATCTGACACCATTACCTCCACGGATTGGCTTTTGGCAAACTTTGGCAAATACTGTGTCCATGTAAGTTTGGAAGATCTACAGTCAATCAATCCTGAGTTTTCTAAG CTTCCATCGCTGGGACTGTTCAAGGAGTCTCAGGTCTACTACCTGAACATAAGTGGATCTGGATCCAGTCAGAACACAGATATGATCAAAGCTGTTTTTGACCAGATAAAGGAAGGCAATGCTTTGACAAATCTTCAGCAGTTTTTGGGGGCTTTTGCAAATAGCTCAAAG ACAGTACAACTGCAACCTGCGCTGACTGACTTAATGATGAATCAGACGTTTGGCATAATCAGCAGTTATTTCTCAAGCTTTTCCAGAGCTGAGTGGGATGACTGGTTTTGTGTTAAACTGGTTCCTCTTTTCCCCAGTTTGACTTCAGAAATGCTAAAAACAATATTAGCAAAGGTCGACTGCAGCACTTACCAAATAAT TGTTAAAGGGCTGGACATGGCTTTTGACAAAATGTCTCTGAGTAAACAGAAGGACATCACACTAGTTTTGATGAATTACATGAAACAGTCTCAGAAAGTCAGTGGATCAg gctTACCCTGTAGATCCGATACCAATACTTCCACTGCCTGGCTTTTGGTAAACTTTGGCAAATTCTCTATCCATGCAAGTTCGGACGATCTGCAGTCACTCAGTCCTGATTTTTCTAAG GTTCCATCACTGGGATTATATAATGTGTCTCAAGTCTATTATCTGAACATGAGTTCTGAAGCACTTCAAAACACAGATGCGATAAAAGTGGTTTTTGACCGTTTGAAGGAAGGTGATGCTTTGAAGAATCTTCAAGCGTTTTTGGCGGCTCTTGCTAACAGCTCAAAG ACTTTACAATCACAACCCTTGGCGAGGGACTTCATAATGAATCAGACATTTGGCATAATCAGCAGTCGATTCTCCAACTTCTCAAGAGCTGATTGGAATGACTGGTTTTGTAGTAAACTGGTTCCTCTCCTCCCCAGTCTGACTGGAAATATGTTAAAATCTACATTAACAAAGGTCGACTGTGGCGTTTACCAAATAAT TGTTAAAGGACTGAACATGACATATGAGAACATGAGTGGGAGTAAACAGAAGGAAATCACACTTGCTTTGGTGAATTACCTGAAGGACATGCAGAAAATCAATAGTTCAG GTATACCTTGCAGCTCCACCACTAACACTTACACTGACTGGGTTTTAGCCAACTTTGGCAAATACTCCACCAGTGTGAGTCAGGAAGATCTGCAGTTGCTTAATAAAGGTTTCTTTAAG atGACATAA
- the LOC103025969 gene encoding uncharacterized protein LOC103025969 isoform X38 has protein sequence MLISTMDKSAANRSSSEGFLNISQVADLALGSAGGHNTEIIKQIFYCLKEENTLQEFLETLCNKSKTIEPAVRDFMMNQTFGIISAQFSQFSRADWNDWFCIRLVPLLPSLTAEMLKTIVAKVDCGVYQIIVQGLNMAFENMPLSSQKDITLVLVNYLKQSQKLNGSGTPCKSDTNNSNAWLLINFGKFYIHANLVDLQLLNPDLIKNTTQVSYLNISSEALQNADMMKVVFDRLKEGNALKNVQEFLMVLSNVSKTIQINPVVRDFMMNQTFGIISAQFSQFSRADWNDWFCIRLVPLLPSLTAEMLKTIVAKVDCGVYQIIVQGLNMAFENMPLSSQKDITLVLVNYLKQSHKLNGSGTPCKSDTNNSNAWLLINFGKFYIHANLVDLQLLNPDLIKNTTQVSYLNISSEALQNADMMKVVFDHLKEGNALKNVQEFLTALSNVSKTIQINPVVRDFMMNQTFGIISAQFSQFSRADWNDWFCIRLVPLLPSLTADMLKTIVAKVDCGVYQIIVQGLNVAFENMPLSSQKDITLVLVNYLKQSHKLNGSGTPCKSDTSNSNAWLLINFGKFYIHVNLDDLQLLNPDLIKNTTQVSYLNISSEALQNADMMKVVFDRLKEGNALKNVQEFLTVLSNVSKTIQINPVVRDFMMNQTFGIISAQFSQFSRADWNDWFCIRLVPLLPSLTAEMLKTIVAKVNCGIYQIIVQGLNMAFENMPLSSQKDITLVLVNYLKQSQKLNGSGTPCKSDTNNSNAWLLINFGKFYIHVNLVDLQLLNPDLIKNTTQVSYLNISSEALQNADMMKVVFHRLKEGNALKNVQDFLTALSNVSKTIQINPAVRDFMMNQTFGIISAQFSQFSRADWNDWFCIRLVPLLPSLTAEMLKTIVAKVDCGVYQIIVQGLNMAFENMPLSSQKDITLVLVNYLKQSQKLNGSGTPCKSDTNNSNAWLLINFGKFYIHANLVDLQLLNPDLIKNTTQVSYLNISSEALQNADMMKVVFDRLKEGNALKNVQDFLSALSDVSKTIQINPVVRDFMMNQTFGIISAQFSQFSRADWNDWFCIRLVPLLPSLTGEMLKTIVAKVDCGVYQIIVKGLNMAFENMPLSSQKNITLVLLNYLKNSWKLSGSDSRCGSDTITSTDWLLANFGKYCVHVSLEDLQSINPEFSKLPSLGLFKESQVYYLNISGSGSSQNTDMIKAVFDQIKEGNALTNLQQFLGAFANSSKTVQLQPALTDLMMNQTFGIISSYFSSFSRAEWDDWFCVKLVPLFPSLTSEMLKTILAKVDCSTYQIIVKGLDMAFDKMSLSKQKDITLVLMNYMKQSQKVSGSGLPCRSDTNTSTAWLLVNFGKFSIHASSDDLQSLSPDFSKVPSLGLYNVSQVYYLNMSSEALQNTDAIKVVFDRLKEGDALKNLQAFLAALANSSKTLQSQPLARDFIMNQTFGIISSRFSNFSRADWNDWFCSKLVPLLPSLTGNMLKSTLTKVDCGVYQIIVKGLNMTYENMSGSKQKEITLALVNYLKDMQKINSSGIPCSSTTNTYTDWVLANFGKYSTSVSQEDLQLLNKGFFKMT, from the exons ATGTTAATCTCCACAATGGATAAAAGTGCAGCTAATAGATCTTCATCAGAGGGATTTTTGAATATATCTCAAGTAGCTGATCTAGCCTTGGGTTCTGCAGGAGGACACAACACAGAAATCATCAAGCAAATATTTTATTGTCTGAAGGAAGAAAATACTTTGCAAGAATTCTTGGAAACTCTGTGCAATAAATCAAAG ACTATAGAACCTGCGGTGAGGGACTTCATGATGAATCAGACATTTGGTATAATCAGTGCTCAGTTCTCCCAGTTCTCCAGAGCTGATTGGAATGACTGGTTTTGTATCAGACTGGTTCCTCTCCTCCCCAGTCTGACTGCAGAGATGCTAAAAACTATAGTAGCAAAGGTCGACTGTGGCGTTTACCAAATAAT AGTTCAAGGCTTGAACATGGCATTTGAGAACATGCCTTTGAGTTCTCAGAAGGACATCACGCTTGTTCTGGTGAATTACCTGAAGCAGTCTCAGAAACTCAATGGTTCAG GCACACCTTGCAAATCGGACACTAATAATTCCAATGCTTGGCTTTTGATCAACTTCGGCAAATTCTACATCCATGCTAATCTGGTTGATCTGCAGCTGCTCAATCCTGATTTGATTAAG AATACGACCCAAGTCTCTTATCTGAACATCAGTTCTGAAGCACTTCAGAATGCAGATATGATGAAAGTGGTTTTTGATCGTCTGAAGGAAGGCAATGCTTTGAAGAACGTTCAAGAGTTCCTGATGGTTCTTTCTAACGTCTCAAAG ACGATACAAATAAATCCTGTGGTGAGGGACTTCATGATGAATCAGACATTTGGTATAATCAGTGCTCAGTTCTCCCAGTTCTCCAGAGCTGATTGGAATGACTGGTTTTGTATCAGACTGGTTCCTCTCCTCCCCAGTCTGACTGCAGAGATGCTAAAAACCATAGTAGCAAAGGTCGACTGTGGCGTTTACCAAATAAT AGTTCAAGGCTTGAACATGGCATTTGAGAACATGCCTTTGAGTTCTCAGAAGGACATCACGCTTGTTCTGGTGAATTACCTGAAGCAGTCTCATAAACTCAATGGTTCAG GCACACCTTGCAAATCGGACACTAATAATTCCAATGCTTGGCTTTTGATCAACTTCGGCAAATTCTACATCCATGCTAATCTGGTTGATCTACAGCTGCTCAATCCTGATTTGATTAAG AATACGACCCAAGTCTCTTATCTGAACATCAGTTCTGAAGCACTTCAGAACGCAGATATGATGAAAGTGGTTTTTGACCATCTGAAGGAAGGCAATGCTTTGAAGAACGTTCAAGAGTTCCTTACGGCTCTTTCTAACGTCTCAAAG ACGATACAAATAAATCCTGTGGTGAGGGACTTCATGATGAATCAGACATTTGGTATAATCAGTGCTCAGTTCTCCCAGTTCTCCAGAGCTGATTGGAATGACTGGTTTTGTATCAGACTGGTTCCTCTCCTCCCCAGTCTGACTGCAGATATGCTAAAAACCATAGTAGCAAAGGTCGACTGTGGAGTTTACCAAATAAT AGTTCAAGGCTTGAACGTGGCATTTGAGAACATGCCTTTGAGTTCTCAGAAGGACATCACGCTTGTTCTGGTGAATTACCTGAAGCAGTCTCATAAACTCAATGGTTCAG GCACACCTTGTAAATCGGACACTAGTAATTCCAATGCTTGGCTTTTGATCAACTTCGGCAAATTCTACATCCATGTCAATCTGGATGATCTGCAGCTGCTCAATCCTGATTTGATTAAG AATACGACCCAAGTCTCTTATCTGAACATCAGTTCTGAAGCACTTCAGAATGCAGATATGATGAAAGTGGTTTTTGACCGTCTGAAGGAAGGCAATGCTTTGAAGAACGTTCAAGAGTTCCTGACGGTTCTTTCTAACGTCTCAAAG ACGATACAAATAAATCCTGTGGTGAGGGACTTCATGATGAATCAGACATTTGGTATAATCAGTGCTCAGTTCTCCCAGTTCTCCAGAGCTGATTGGAATGACTGGTTTTGTATCAGACTGGTTCCTCTCCTCCCCAGTCTGACTGCAGAGATGCTAAAAACCATAGTAGCAAAGGTCAACTGTGGCATTTACCAAATAAT AGTTCAAGGCTTGAACATGGCATTTGAGAACATGCCTTTGAGTTCTCAGAAGGACATCACCCTTGTTCTGGTGAATTACCTGAAGCAGTCTCAGAAACTCAATGGTTCAG GCACACCTTGCAAATCGGACACTAATAATTCCAATGCTTGGCTTTTGATCAACTTCGGCAAATTCTACATCCATGTTAATCTGGTTGATCTACAGCTGCTCAATCCTGATTTGATTAAG AATACGACCCAAGTCTCTTATCTGAACATCAGTTCTGAAGCACTTCAGAACGCAGATATGATGAAAGTGGTTTTTCACCGTCTGAAGGAAGGCAATGCTTTGAAGAACGTTCAAGATTTCCTGACGGCTCTTTCTAACGTCTCAAAG ACGATACAAATAAATCCTGCGGTGAGGGACTTCATGATGAATCAGACATTTGGTATAATCAGTGCTCAGTTCTCCCAGTTCTCCAGAGCTGATTGGAATGACTGGTTTTGTATCAGACTGGTTCCTCTCCTCCCCAGTCTGACTGCAGAGATGCTAAAAACCATAGTAGCAAAGGTCGACTGTGGCGTTTACCAAATAAT AGTTCAAGGCTTGAACATGGCATTTGAGAACATGCCTTTGAGTTCTCAGAAGGACATCACCCTTGTTCTGGTGAATTACCTGAAGCAGTCTCAGAAACTCAATGGTTCAG GCACACCTTGCAAATCAGACACTAATAATTCCAATGCTTGGCTTTTGATCAACTTTGGCAAATTCTACATCCATGCTAATCTGGTTGATCTACAGCTGCTCAATCCTGATTTGATTAAG AATACGACCCAAGTCTCTTATCTGAACATCAGTTCTGAAGCACTTCAGAACGCAGATATGATGAAAGTGGTTTTTGATCGTCTGAAGGAAGGCAATGCTTTGAAGAATGTTCAAGATTTCCTGTCGGCTCTTTCTGACGTCTCAAAG ACGATACAAATAAATCCTGTGGTGAGGGACTTCATGATGAATCAGACATTTGGTATAATCAGTGCTCAGTTCTCCCAGTTCTCCAGAGCTGATTGGAATGACTGGTTTTGTATCAGACTGGTTCCTCTACTCCCCAGTCTGACTGGAGAGATGTTAAAAACCATAGTAGCGAAGGTCGACTGTGGAGTTTACCAAATAAT TGTTAAAGGCTTGAACATGGCATTTGAGAACATGCCTTTGAGTTCTCAGAAGAACATCACACTTGTTTTGTTGAATTACCTGAAGAATTCCTGGAAACTCAGTGGTTCAG ACTCACGTTGTGGATCTGACACCATTACCTCCACGGATTGGCTTTTGGCAAACTTTGGCAAATACTGTGTCCATGTAAGTTTGGAAGATCTACAGTCAATCAATCCTGAGTTTTCTAAG CTTCCATCGCTGGGACTGTTCAAGGAGTCTCAGGTCTACTACCTGAACATAAGTGGATCTGGATCCAGTCAGAACACAGATATGATCAAAGCTGTTTTTGACCAGATAAAGGAAGGCAATGCTTTGACAAATCTTCAGCAGTTTTTGGGGGCTTTTGCAAATAGCTCAAAG ACAGTACAACTGCAACCTGCGCTGACTGACTTAATGATGAATCAGACGTTTGGCATAATCAGCAGTTATTTCTCAAGCTTTTCCAGAGCTGAGTGGGATGACTGGTTTTGTGTTAAACTGGTTCCTCTTTTCCCCAGTTTGACTTCAGAAATGCTAAAAACAATATTAGCAAAGGTCGACTGCAGCACTTACCAAATAAT TGTTAAAGGGCTGGACATGGCTTTTGACAAAATGTCTCTGAGTAAACAGAAGGACATCACACTAGTTTTGATGAATTACATGAAACAGTCTCAGAAAGTCAGTGGATCAg gctTACCCTGTAGATCCGATACCAATACTTCCACTGCCTGGCTTTTGGTAAACTTTGGCAAATTCTCTATCCATGCAAGTTCGGACGATCTGCAGTCACTCAGTCCTGATTTTTCTAAG GTTCCATCACTGGGATTATATAATGTGTCTCAAGTCTATTATCTGAACATGAGTTCTGAAGCACTTCAAAACACAGATGCGATAAAAGTGGTTTTTGACCGTTTGAAGGAAGGTGATGCTTTGAAGAATCTTCAAGCGTTTTTGGCGGCTCTTGCTAACAGCTCAAAG ACTTTACAATCACAACCCTTGGCGAGGGACTTCATAATGAATCAGACATTTGGCATAATCAGCAGTCGATTCTCCAACTTCTCAAGAGCTGATTGGAATGACTGGTTTTGTAGTAAACTGGTTCCTCTCCTCCCCAGTCTGACTGGAAATATGTTAAAATCTACATTAACAAAGGTCGACTGTGGCGTTTACCAAATAAT TGTTAAAGGACTGAACATGACATATGAGAACATGAGTGGGAGTAAACAGAAGGAAATCACACTTGCTTTGGTGAATTACCTGAAGGACATGCAGAAAATCAATAGTTCAG GTATACCTTGCAGCTCCACCACTAACACTTACACTGACTGGGTTTTAGCCAACTTTGGCAAATACTCCACCAGTGTGAGTCAGGAAGATCTGCAGTTGCTTAATAAAGGTTTCTTTAAG atGACATAA